The Pyxidicoccus sp. MSG2 DNA segment GGACGCCACGCACTCGGTGGAAGCCGTCCATCGAGACGTGAAGGGCGACAACGTGCTGGTGCGCGTGAGCGACGGGCAGGCCATCCTCACCGACTTCGGCGCGGGACACTTCCGCGGAGCACCCACGCTGACGGCCCCCCCACTGCCGCCCGGAACGCCGCCGTACCGAAGCCCGGAGGCCGTGCGCTTCCAGTGGGGCTACCGCAGCCACCCCACCGCCCACTACGCCGCCCAACCCGCGGATGACGTGTTCGCCCTCGGCGTCACCGCGTACCGGCTCGTCACTGGAACCTATCCGCCACCGCCGCGAGGCACCGACACACATGAAGGCGATGTGGAGCCACTGACTCCTCCGCGCCTGCGCAACCCCGCCGTGTGCGAGGAATTGGACGCGCTCATCCTTCACATGCTCGCGGACCCTCCGGAGGAGCGCCTCGGAGGTGGCAGCGCGGCCGCGGTCGCCCGTTCACTGGAAGAGGCGATGCGCACGGCAGGCTCCCAGGCGGACCTGCCGCTCTCGGTGCCAGTCGCGCGGCCTGACGTGAAGCGTGCCGGGCACGAGCCCGCATGGGTTCGCACCGGGGAAGGCGCCGCTCACGCACAGGACGCCGGGCACGTGCCGTCTCGAAGCGACACGCCGGTCATCGAGCTCGCCCCCGCGCCTTCACCACACGACGAGGGCCGGTGGCCCGGGCTCGCGGTCGCCACGGTCGTCGTGTCCCTGCTGTCCGCGGCGACCGGCTGGTTCCTGCGCCCCACCCATGAGGCTTCCCCCATGGCCCAGGCTTCTTCGCCCCAGGAGGCCCGCGACGGCGGCACGGTGGCCGTGGGCGACGCCGCCGTGACCTCACCGGTGAGCATCCTCGCGCCGGTGCCTTCCTTCAGCCTGCCACCCGGCCTGAGCCTCCCCATGCCGGACCGCCCCTTTCCCGGCCAGCGCAAGCCCCCCTGCAACCGCAAGGGCGAGGTCGAGCTGCGCGGCGGCTGCTGGTACGAGCTGGCTCGCGTGAAGTCTCCCTGCGACGAAGACGCCTACGACTACAAAGGGGCCTGCTACCTGCCCTCCTTCCCCGTCCAGCGACCACACACCTCCGCCCCCGCCACACAGCCGAACCCCTGAGCCGAGCGGGCGTCCTCCTTCCCACGGAGCCACACCTCCGCCCTCGCGCGAGCCAGGGAGACTGTGAGAGACCCACGGGCATGAAGCGTCATGCCCAGGCCACGGAACGCAACCGGGAGCCCCTGCTCGCCGTCCTTCGCGAGGTGATGCCCGCCTCCGGCACGGTGCTGGAAATCGCCAGCGGTACCGGCCAGCACGCCGTCTTCTTCGCCCGTGCCTTCCCCGGCCTCCGCTGGCAGCCCACCGACATGGAGCCCGAGTCACTGGAGAGCATCGCCGCGTGGCGCGCCGAGGAGCCCCTGCCCAATCTGGCGCCGCCGCTCGTGCTCGACGCGAGCAGCGATACGTGGCCGGTGACCTCGGCGGACGTCATCCTGAATGTGAACATGATTCACATCTCTCCCTGGGCCTCGTGCCAGGGGTTGATGCGCGGCGCGGGCCGGGTGCTCACTCCGGGCGGGTGCCTCGTCATGTACGGCCCCTACTTCGTCGAGGGCCGCGAGACGGCGCCTGGCAACCTCGCCTTCGACGCCTCCCTGCGCGAGAGGAACGCGGCGTGGGGCGTGCGCCAGCTCGGCGCCGTCACCGCCGAGGCCGCTCGCCACGGCCTGGAGCGCGAGCGCGTGGTGGACATGCCCAGCAACAACCTCACGCTCGTCTTCCGCAAGCGCCCGAGCCCCTGAACGGCCCTCCAGGGTACACCGGCCCCGGCAATGAAGCCCCGCTGACATCCGCCGGGAAAGAATGCGGACCGGCGCACATGGACTGAGGTCTCCCCCCCTTTACGGGGCCACCTGCCGCCACTAACACCAGGAGGTGGCGGCCGGGCCGTCATGGCAACGAGGTGGAGAGGGGGAGGCATCCGATGCCGGATTCAGGCGCGAAGGCCGGCGGCCACGAGGGCGCCCTGTTCGCCTCCGTCGTCCACTCCCGCGCGCGTCAGGCCCGGGACCGCCAGCGCGCTCTCTGGCTCCTGCCGCTCGCCCTCGGCTTCCACG contains these protein-coding regions:
- a CDS encoding serine/threonine-protein kinase; the protein is MLERRGRGNYGTVYRVESADGSGPFALKLATHPMDPRFDREAELLSRIHHSGVPRLHAHGLWPHPAGPFPFLVMEWVEGQPLYDWGEEQHPTSRQVLRLLAQVARALDATHSVEAVHRDVKGDNVLVRVSDGQAILTDFGAGHFRGAPTLTAPPLPPGTPPYRSPEAVRFQWGYRSHPTAHYAAQPADDVFALGVTAYRLVTGTYPPPPRGTDTHEGDVEPLTPPRLRNPAVCEELDALILHMLADPPEERLGGGSAAAVARSLEEAMRTAGSQADLPLSVPVARPDVKRAGHEPAWVRTGEGAAHAQDAGHVPSRSDTPVIELAPAPSPHDEGRWPGLAVATVVVSLLSAATGWFLRPTHEASPMAQASSPQEARDGGTVAVGDAAVTSPVSILAPVPSFSLPPGLSLPMPDRPFPGQRKPPCNRKGEVELRGGCWYELARVKSPCDEDAYDYKGACYLPSFPVQRPHTSAPATQPNP
- a CDS encoding DUF938 domain-containing protein: MKRHAQATERNREPLLAVLREVMPASGTVLEIASGTGQHAVFFARAFPGLRWQPTDMEPESLESIAAWRAEEPLPNLAPPLVLDASSDTWPVTSADVILNVNMIHISPWASCQGLMRGAGRVLTPGGCLVMYGPYFVEGRETAPGNLAFDASLRERNAAWGVRQLGAVTAEAARHGLERERVVDMPSNNLTLVFRKRPSP